From the genome of Leptospira andrefontaineae, one region includes:
- a CDS encoding PP2C family protein-serine/threonine phosphatase, with the protein MKRFLILLSIFWFCFSLEAAPIQDGVLQISSQDLAEHSELIPLSGNWQFLYGEFVSPEKSQTANWDKLSIPHSWQDTKKGDQVLPREGAASFRLSIIFPEEDLKKEIGLLMPDFASAYKLYYNGRLVYSSGTPNLEPSSEIPKIKSVYLPLRVEKTNTEILIQGSNWINNFGGFWQVPKLGTLEAIYREKLITQSRESFLFGGLLLIGLYHTGLFLFRRKEKSAFYFALFTFLLTLRVALIGNRLVLEIFPDFPWESVFRLEFFSFYTAVPIFLMFHRSLFPEDTFPWVPAVAWVLAIAYDITLLFPIGFFTSIVGPFQIVTGIGLLYVLFTVCLGVWKKREDSLLFLTGFFAFGITVGIDLLWDKLNLRGINLSPYGLLVFTLSQSLVLSRRIARAFRKSEILSENLRITNSALNILKDNLEVLVREKTSELNHSLERIRKDLLVAQRIQKKLFPENVESYKELKYAVKYLPRDEVGGDFYDIFEVSPGVYRIFLADATGHGVQAALVTMAIKAEYEGIKFGAKDPGFCLDLLDDKFQRKFSSLGTIFSSIIVDIYARENRLVYASAGHPDQILVHSSHLMNLRRTGAIIGLKNKKSYENQELDFLNGDRMFLFSDGVFEQFNSKREAWGESRLRNRISELSEEPIENIPDMVMKDLDLWLGYSQPQDDISLIAIERV; encoded by the coding sequence GTGAAACGGTTCCTTATACTTCTTTCTATATTTTGGTTTTGTTTTTCTTTAGAAGCAGCACCGATCCAGGACGGAGTATTACAAATTTCCTCTCAGGATCTTGCAGAACACTCAGAACTCATTCCATTAAGCGGAAACTGGCAGTTCTTATATGGAGAATTTGTTTCTCCTGAAAAAAGCCAAACCGCGAACTGGGACAAATTATCCATTCCTCATTCTTGGCAGGATACTAAAAAAGGAGACCAAGTACTTCCTAGAGAAGGAGCGGCAAGTTTTCGTTTATCCATCATCTTTCCGGAAGAAGATCTAAAAAAAGAGATCGGGCTCTTAATGCCCGATTTCGCATCCGCATACAAATTATATTATAACGGAAGATTAGTATATTCCTCCGGAACTCCGAACCTAGAACCTTCTTCCGAAATTCCCAAGATCAAATCTGTGTATCTACCTCTAAGAGTAGAAAAAACGAATACGGAAATTTTAATACAAGGTTCTAACTGGATCAATAATTTTGGCGGATTTTGGCAAGTCCCGAAATTAGGAACCTTAGAAGCAATTTATAGAGAGAAGCTCATCACTCAGTCCAGAGAATCTTTTCTATTTGGTGGCCTTCTTCTTATCGGACTTTATCATACCGGGCTTTTTCTATTTAGAAGAAAAGAAAAGTCAGCATTCTATTTTGCGTTATTTACGTTTTTATTAACTTTAAGAGTAGCATTGATCGGCAATAGACTCGTTCTAGAAATTTTTCCAGACTTTCCCTGGGAGTCCGTTTTTAGATTGGAGTTCTTCTCCTTCTATACCGCAGTTCCGATCTTTCTAATGTTCCATCGCTCTTTGTTCCCCGAAGATACATTCCCTTGGGTGCCGGCAGTTGCCTGGGTTTTAGCGATCGCTTACGATATAACTCTACTTTTTCCGATCGGATTTTTTACGAGCATTGTAGGACCGTTTCAGATCGTAACTGGAATCGGCTTATTGTATGTACTATTCACAGTCTGTCTAGGAGTTTGGAAAAAAAGAGAAGATTCACTCTTATTCCTCACAGGATTTTTTGCATTTGGTATCACGGTAGGAATAGATCTACTTTGGGATAAATTAAATCTAAGAGGGATCAATCTTTCTCCCTATGGACTTCTCGTATTTACCCTCTCCCAATCTTTAGTACTTTCGAGAAGGATCGCAAGAGCATTCAGAAAATCTGAAATACTTAGCGAAAACTTAAGGATAACGAACAGCGCACTGAACATTCTAAAAGATAATCTAGAAGTTCTTGTTCGAGAAAAAACCTCGGAATTGAATCATTCTTTGGAAAGAATTCGAAAAGACTTACTCGTTGCCCAAAGGATCCAAAAAAAACTTTTTCCTGAAAATGTAGAATCTTATAAAGAATTAAAATATGCAGTAAAGTATTTACCTCGAGATGAAGTAGGCGGAGACTTTTATGATATTTTCGAAGTGTCTCCCGGAGTGTATCGGATCTTTCTTGCGGATGCTACCGGGCATGGAGTCCAAGCAGCGCTCGTCACCATGGCAATCAAGGCGGAATACGAAGGAATCAAATTCGGAGCGAAAGATCCGGGATTCTGTTTGGATCTTTTGGATGATAAGTTCCAAAGAAAATTCTCCTCCTTAGGGACCATATTCTCTTCAATCATAGTGGATATTTATGCCAGAGAAAACAGATTAGTTTATGCATCCGCAGGACATCCGGATCAGATCTTAGTACATTCTTCTCATCTTATGAATTTAAGAAGGACAGGTGCTATCATAGGTTTGAAAAACAAAAAAAGTTATGAGAATCAGGAATTGGATTTTCTGAACGGAGATAGGATGTTCCTTTTTTCGGATGGAGTATTCGAACAATTCAATTCTAAAAGAGAAGCCTGGGGAGAATCTAGACTCAGGAATCGTATCTCCGAACTTTCTGAAGAACCTATCGAAAATATTCCCGATATGGTTATGAAAGATCTGGATCTATGGCTCGGATATTCCCAACCACAAGATGATATCAGTCTGATTGCAATAGAAAGAGTTTAA
- a CDS encoding imelysin family protein — MRNIHTKIFSILFSVTLFGSLISCEGPGGDNSAAAALLGLDIPASASKSEFLNRYADLAFESYTQAELDASNLAAAVATFDSTATPSASDLTNLRNLWVKARASYLITEGFRFSKGPIDEAPVLECETNSACEGLLNAWPLDEDAVDSYIADGGNSVTTFSSIYAKIGDTTLGTEDDAEKIVLTGYHPIEYLLWGKDTSNTTAGVRPVSDFADATGNGARRRHYLKTITDRLVIHLGLIKDHWDPAQTGNFRETFLDSANENTSVGNIFQGLGSFMAGEWGGERLTGVIGETQEEEHSCFSDTTKADFYYDAQGVMNIWTGNYSIQKGVNISTGPGLSAILSFKQQGSIESEIVKSRNLFCINLSDTESQDPNFTTSCPAGSLTHRFDQAISSADSQHGILVNIQRLIGSTMNRDFVAAAAAIGFSVVPE, encoded by the coding sequence ATGCGGAACATCCACACAAAAATATTTTCAATTCTATTCAGTGTTACTCTATTCGGTTCCCTGATTTCTTGCGAGGGCCCGGGTGGCGACAATAGTGCGGCCGCTGCGCTTTTAGGTTTGGATATTCCTGCCAGTGCAAGTAAGTCTGAATTTTTAAATCGATATGCAGATCTTGCCTTTGAGTCCTATACACAAGCGGAATTGGACGCATCAAACTTAGCGGCTGCAGTTGCTACTTTTGATTCTACTGCAACGCCCAGCGCTTCAGATCTTACTAATCTTCGAAATCTTTGGGTCAAAGCTCGTGCGAGTTATTTAATTACTGAAGGTTTCCGTTTCAGCAAAGGCCCAATCGATGAGGCCCCCGTACTCGAGTGTGAAACTAACTCTGCTTGTGAAGGGCTTCTAAATGCTTGGCCTCTTGATGAAGATGCAGTTGATTCTTATATCGCGGATGGCGGCAATAGTGTTACCACCTTCAGCTCTATCTATGCGAAGATCGGCGATACTACATTAGGCACGGAAGATGATGCGGAAAAAATCGTATTAACCGGTTATCATCCGATCGAATATTTACTTTGGGGAAAAGATACCAGCAATACTACGGCAGGTGTTAGACCGGTCAGTGATTTTGCAGATGCAACTGGAAACGGTGCAAGACGTAGACATTATCTAAAAACAATCACAGATAGATTAGTTATTCACCTCGGTCTTATCAAAGACCACTGGGATCCAGCTCAAACTGGCAACTTTAGAGAAACTTTCTTAGATTCCGCAAATGAAAATACTTCCGTTGGAAATATTTTTCAAGGATTAGGTTCATTCATGGCGGGAGAATGGGGTGGAGAAAGACTTACAGGAGTGATCGGAGAAACACAAGAAGAAGAACATTCTTGTTTCAGCGACACTACTAAAGCAGACTTTTATTACGACGCACAAGGTGTAATGAATATCTGGACCGGGAATTATAGCATCCAGAAAGGTGTGAATATTAGCACTGGACCGGGGCTCTCAGCTATATTAAGCTTTAAGCAACAAGGTTCTATCGAATCTGAGATTGTAAAATCTAGAAATCTTTTTTGCATCAATCTTTCCGACACAGAATCCCAAGATCCTAACTTTACAACTAGCTGCCCTGCAGGAAGTTTAACTCATAGATTTGACCAAGCGATCTCTTCTGCAGATAGCCAACATGGTATTCTAGTAAATATACAAAGATTGATCGGTTCCACGATGAACAGGGATTTCGTAGCAGCAGCGGCAGCTATTGGGTTCTCGGTAGTTCCGGAATGA
- a CDS encoding GNAT family N-acetyltransferase — protein MNPKIQIKLQDPETNSAILMMDALWKEIQTRYGFQAPNPMKGEYFKGPKYAFWIAEIDNRPVGSIAITPWNDSVAELDVMYVDPEFRGTGLASELINGLELFAKQNGFNSIRLRAGAPQPEALRFYEKHGYARIDSFGKWASDETAWCYEKLI, from the coding sequence ATGAATCCTAAAATACAAATCAAACTTCAAGACCCGGAAACAAATTCTGCAATCTTAATGATGGATGCATTGTGGAAAGAAATACAAACCAGATACGGTTTCCAAGCTCCCAATCCGATGAAGGGAGAATATTTTAAAGGCCCTAAATATGCATTTTGGATCGCTGAGATCGATAATCGCCCGGTCGGAAGTATTGCAATCACACCTTGGAATGATTCGGTTGCAGAGTTGGATGTAATGTATGTGGATCCTGAATTTAGAGGAACTGGGCTTGCTTCAGAGTTGATAAATGGATTGGAATTATTTGCAAAACAAAACGGATTTAATTCTATTCGATTGAGAGCGGGTGCTCCTCAGCCGGAAGCATTACGTTTTTATGAAAAACATGGATATGCTCGCATTGATTCTTTCGGAAAATGGGCTTCCGATGAAACTGCTTGGTGTTACGAAAAGTTGATTTAG
- a CDS encoding glycerophosphodiester phosphodiesterase encodes MKSFHIKQTFLIFFLIYLSCSGEQIRNTPIEGNLDLQGHRGARGLKPENTWPAFEEALSQGMTTIELDTVLTKDQKIIIHHDSESNPALCTKKDGSEIVSKSIYELTLVELKELDCGTKKNPKFPEQISVPGTELLTIQEFFEKVQTWERTGKRKVVPKFNIETKFPNDAESQVSSEISEAHVNLLIKAIETAKVTDRATIQSFYLPAISLVKKKNPKIKTSALFSLTYSQGAAMKFGFGDSRRELVLNQTKELKADIISPYFLYVTDEFVSKAHSLGIKVIPWTVNDTQEMERLIKTGVDGIITDYPDRLNSVLKKH; translated from the coding sequence ATGAAATCATTCCATATCAAACAAACATTCTTAATATTCTTCTTAATCTATCTGTCTTGTTCAGGAGAACAGATCCGAAATACTCCAATCGAGGGAAATTTAGATCTGCAAGGTCATAGAGGTGCCAGGGGCTTAAAACCGGAAAACACTTGGCCTGCATTCGAAGAGGCACTTTCTCAAGGAATGACAACGATCGAGTTAGATACTGTTTTGACCAAAGATCAGAAAATCATAATACACCATGATTCTGAATCAAATCCTGCATTATGCACTAAAAAAGACGGATCAGAAATAGTTTCTAAATCGATCTATGAGCTGACACTTGTGGAATTAAAAGAACTGGATTGTGGTACCAAAAAGAATCCTAAATTCCCCGAGCAGATCTCTGTACCTGGAACTGAACTTTTGACCATCCAAGAATTTTTTGAAAAAGTTCAAACATGGGAGAGAACAGGAAAAAGAAAAGTTGTTCCTAAGTTTAATATAGAGACCAAATTCCCGAATGATGCAGAGTCACAGGTTTCAAGTGAAATTTCAGAAGCTCATGTAAATCTTCTGATCAAAGCGATTGAAACTGCAAAGGTTACCGATCGTGCAACTATCCAATCTTTCTATCTTCCTGCGATCTCACTCGTGAAGAAAAAAAATCCTAAGATAAAAACTTCCGCATTATTCTCTCTGACATATTCTCAAGGTGCCGCGATGAAATTCGGGTTTGGTGATTCCAGAAGAGAACTTGTTTTAAATCAAACAAAAGAGTTAAAAGCGGATATTATTTCTCCTTATTTTTTATACGTAACCGATGAATTCGTTTCTAAGGCTCATTCTTTAGGAATTAAAGTAATTCCTTGGACTGTAAATGATACTCAAGAAATGGAAAGGTTAATTAAAACAGGCGTGGACGGAATTATTACAGATTATCCCGATCGATTGAATTCAGTTCTTAAAAAACATTAG
- a CDS encoding TCR/Tet family MFS transporter: MTVQKKSALQFLLFTLLIDFIGFGIIIPVVPNLLKGMLQGNLSTAAVYGGLLSFTYAITQFFCAPIIGGLSDKFGRRPVLLASLFGLGIDYAFLALAPNVFWLFVGRIIAGITGASYGVAGAIIADISPPEKRSQNLGLVGMAFGMGFIIGPIIGGLFSEFGPRAPFWVASSLSLLNWVYGYFVLPETLLEENRRKFNWVMANPFGSVVAFFRYPGPLSGLVLSLFLIFVANHCMETSWSYFTMNKFQWTATKIGFSLAVVGASLAVVQGGLLRIIIPKLGQKNSAYLGIFARVVMSALFAFAWEEWMLYALLVPFSFCFIATPAIQGYISNHVSPTQQGEFQGIMGSMMSLSSILGPLLMSFVFSYFTREGMQPYFPGAPFIVSSFLAILSLAIAIISFRKEKLRVGEKAGE, translated from the coding sequence ATGACAGTTCAAAAAAAGTCCGCACTCCAATTTTTACTTTTTACATTACTCATCGATTTTATCGGATTCGGGATTATCATCCCTGTCGTTCCAAATCTATTAAAAGGAATGTTGCAAGGAAACTTAAGTACCGCAGCGGTTTATGGAGGACTTCTATCCTTCACTTATGCGATCACTCAATTTTTCTGCGCTCCCATCATCGGAGGTTTAAGTGATAAATTCGGGAGAAGGCCTGTCTTACTCGCATCTTTATTCGGATTAGGAATTGATTATGCATTCTTAGCATTGGCTCCGAATGTATTTTGGTTATTTGTAGGAAGGATTATTGCAGGTATCACAGGAGCAAGCTACGGAGTCGCAGGTGCAATCATCGCAGATATCAGCCCTCCTGAAAAAAGATCTCAAAACTTAGGATTAGTAGGAATGGCGTTCGGGATGGGATTCATTATAGGTCCGATTATCGGAGGTTTGTTCTCAGAATTCGGCCCTAGAGCTCCTTTCTGGGTGGCCTCTTCTCTTTCTCTTTTAAACTGGGTATACGGTTATTTTGTTTTGCCTGAAACTCTTTTAGAAGAGAACAGAAGAAAATTCAATTGGGTGATGGCAAATCCATTCGGCTCAGTGGTGGCATTTTTCCGATATCCGGGACCGTTAAGCGGCTTAGTACTTTCTTTATTTCTAATATTTGTTGCAAACCATTGTATGGAAACCAGTTGGTCTTACTTTACGATGAATAAATTCCAATGGACTGCGACAAAGATCGGATTTTCTCTCGCAGTAGTAGGAGCCTCACTTGCAGTAGTACAAGGCGGATTACTCAGGATCATCATTCCTAAATTGGGCCAAAAAAATTCCGCGTATCTTGGAATTTTTGCGAGAGTGGTGATGAGCGCGTTATTTGCATTCGCTTGGGAAGAATGGATGCTTTATGCGCTACTTGTGCCCTTCTCCTTTTGTTTTATTGCAACTCCTGCAATCCAAGGTTATATCTCCAATCACGTATCTCCTACTCAACAAGGAGAATTCCAAGGAATTATGGGAAGTATGATGAGCCTAAGTTCTATATTAGGCCCATTGCTCATGAGTTTCGTTTTCTCTTATTTTACAAGAGAAGGTATGCAGCCTTATTTTCCGGGCGCACCGTTTATAGTGAGTTCCTTTCTTGCGATCCTGAGTTTAGCGATCGCAATCATTTCTTTTAGAAAGGAAAAGTTAAGAGTGGGAGAAAAGGCAGGAGAATGA
- a CDS encoding di-heme oxidoredictase family protein has protein sequence MNCDKNLNFGSGKNPEPKISRRRLNKTIPILIYILLNFFYCGGKEGTDPLGIAAFIASQTGIAPDPGEAFSGGYGTRFISNDTSFDTPVVNLSSDGIQFNTGNNFFNRIWVAEGNSASSGLGPTFNTTSCQNCHAGDGRGAPPSGGGSLFNSVGILIRLSKVGVSDSTTGGPVALDSFGLQLNQKGIGCTAPLSYDSNFDCTGSTGPNFTPPEGNASVSYTGATVVRNYTSGGSVTLNTPVYSFSWNPNLGGAPSSFNFSPRTAPMIPGLGLLEAIPESTILGWADPTDLDGDGISGKVNMVWDAKNHKKVMGRFGWKANEPSLFQQNQGAFLGDIGITSPLFSTDNCPSNQTQCLTAASGTAEPEITASIADSVNFYSKLVAVPARRNLSDQDVIDGKVIFSSIKCDACHKPLVITGNVPGLPELSFQYIKPYTDLLLHDMGPDLADGRPDFDADGQEWRTPPLWGLGLIQAVNNHLKLMHDGRANGIEEAILWHGGEADAARIGFQNLSSTDRQKLIKFLESL, from the coding sequence ATGAACTGTGATAAAAACTTAAACTTCGGTTCCGGAAAAAACCCGGAACCGAAAATATCTCGGAGACGTTTGAACAAAACGATCCCGATCTTAATCTATATTCTTCTAAACTTTTTTTACTGTGGTGGAAAAGAAGGAACAGATCCTCTTGGAATTGCAGCATTCATCGCAAGCCAAACAGGTATCGCGCCGGATCCGGGGGAAGCTTTCTCTGGAGGGTACGGTACCCGATTTATTTCCAATGACACTTCTTTCGATACTCCTGTTGTAAACTTAAGTTCCGATGGAATTCAATTCAATACGGGAAATAACTTCTTTAATAGAATTTGGGTAGCAGAAGGTAATAGTGCCTCCTCTGGTTTAGGCCCGACTTTTAATACAACTTCTTGCCAAAACTGTCATGCGGGAGATGGAAGAGGAGCACCACCGAGTGGCGGCGGATCATTATTCAATTCTGTTGGAATTTTGATACGACTCTCCAAAGTAGGGGTTTCCGATTCTACAACAGGCGGACCTGTTGCCTTGGATTCTTTCGGGCTACAGTTAAATCAAAAAGGGATCGGTTGCACTGCCCCGCTTAGTTATGATTCTAATTTTGACTGTACCGGTTCCACGGGTCCAAACTTCACTCCGCCGGAAGGCAACGCTTCTGTATCTTATACGGGAGCAACAGTCGTAAGAAATTATACCTCAGGTGGAAGCGTAACTTTAAACACTCCAGTATATTCTTTCAGTTGGAATCCGAATTTAGGAGGAGCACCTTCTTCCTTTAATTTTTCTCCTAGAACCGCTCCTATGATCCCAGGTTTAGGTCTATTGGAAGCAATTCCAGAATCTACTATCTTAGGTTGGGCAGATCCAACTGATTTGGATGGAGATGGAATATCAGGAAAAGTGAATATGGTTTGGGACGCCAAAAATCATAAAAAGGTTATGGGGCGTTTTGGTTGGAAGGCAAACGAGCCAAGTTTATTCCAACAAAATCAGGGAGCTTTCTTAGGAGATATTGGGATCACTAGTCCATTATTCTCCACGGATAATTGTCCAAGCAATCAAACACAATGTTTAACTGCTGCTTCCGGGACTGCAGAGCCTGAGATCACTGCATCTATTGCAGACTCAGTGAATTTTTATTCAAAATTGGTAGCTGTTCCTGCCAGAAGAAATCTGTCTGACCAAGATGTGATTGATGGAAAGGTAATATTCTCTTCTATCAAATGTGATGCATGTCATAAACCGTTGGTAATAACAGGAAATGTTCCAGGGCTTCCTGAACTTTCTTTCCAATACATCAAACCTTATACCGATCTACTCTTACATGATATGGGTCCTGATCTTGCAGACGGAAGGCCGGATTTTGATGCGGATGGACAAGAATGGAGAACTCCTCCTCTTTGGGGATTGGGTCTGATCCAAGCGGTAAACAATCACTTAAAACTCATGCATGATGGAAGAGCCAACGGAATAGAAGAAGCGATCCTTTGGCACGGAGGAGAAGCTGATGCTGCAAGGATTGGTTTCCAAAATCTTTCTTCTACAGACAGACAAAAGCTGATCAAATTTTTGGAATCTTTATAG
- a CDS encoding SDR family NAD(P)-dependent oxidoreductase, which translates to MKALVTGASEGIGREFAKQLAAKGYKITAVARNEVRLKQLVDELGKGHNFIIADLSDPKSTAKIQKELESNHYDLLINNAGFGVYGPFDKADLPRLQAMTRLNIDSLVSLSYSFLKKSQSGDSLMNISSTLGLVPMPSSGVYSATKAFVTSFSESLWYEQRKRGVYVMGLCPGVTVSNFFERAGGDPKDFPKAIAQSAETLVEYALAALKKRSSPTVVSGLPNKVLVKVSKLIGRKATVKLMGKMR; encoded by the coding sequence ATGAAAGCTTTAGTCACTGGAGCAAGCGAAGGGATCGGAAGAGAATTCGCAAAACAACTAGCAGCAAAAGGTTATAAGATCACTGCAGTCGCAAGAAACGAAGTAAGGCTCAAACAACTGGTAGATGAACTTGGAAAAGGTCATAACTTCATCATCGCAGATCTATCTGATCCAAAATCAACCGCAAAGATCCAAAAAGAATTAGAAAGTAACCATTACGATTTATTAATAAACAACGCAGGTTTCGGAGTATACGGACCATTCGATAAAGCGGATCTACCTAGATTACAGGCGATGACCCGTCTTAATATAGATTCTCTTGTTTCTTTGTCTTATTCTTTCTTAAAAAAATCCCAGTCGGGAGATTCTTTAATGAATATCTCTTCTACATTGGGTCTTGTGCCTATGCCTTCTTCGGGCGTATATTCTGCGACTAAGGCCTTCGTGACTTCTTTCAGTGAATCCTTATGGTATGAGCAAAGAAAAAGGGGTGTATACGTTATGGGCCTTTGTCCCGGCGTAACTGTTTCTAACTTTTTTGAAAGAGCGGGAGGAGATCCTAAAGATTTTCCGAAAGCGATCGCTCAATCTGCAGAAACTTTAGTGGAATACGCTTTGGCGGCTTTGAAGAAGAGAAGTTCTCCTACTGTGGTTTCAGGACTTCCGAATAAAGTTTTAGTGAAAGTTTCTAAGCTGATCGGAAGAAAGGCCACAGTTAAATTGATGGGAAAAATGAGGTAA
- a CDS encoding imelysin family protein, producing MRSKLSIFLFRKTLYFILVSSFIYCGGGGKDPLLFLAAGPGSSAFLEHTGNFVIIPSLEQLTTDTAALEAAAVTYTTSGSTNVTNLAALQTAWDQARVSLKKVEPYYFGPATNPTEYYTKMDGFIKSGARPSANLVKQIIDGTVTVCTATITTLNKTNLTVCPPKYKGIESLEILLFDSDYSRTTIDSNANINTANTGSSRRTDYILALAQVINQDALDLYNKWLPSGGNFLREYTTGTGIQFRSQGEAFDTYIQSLGNLVNQIQDSKLGAPACLSVSCTGVGKLQEPSPVFLEAIYSRVAYKDLRDNLLGIEFAYLGDPADPKISSMSKLVRAQNSSLDDDIQAEITNFKNMIDAKISGTADLYAEIDADGTTMNGTSVITNVKPIWDQAKILKNLMTIDAFSVLGVPNLPSSNDGD from the coding sequence ATGAGATCCAAACTATCTATTTTTTTATTTAGGAAAACATTATACTTCATTTTAGTATCTTCCTTTATTTACTGCGGTGGTGGGGGAAAAGATCCTTTGCTCTTTTTGGCAGCCGGACCTGGAAGTTCTGCATTTTTGGAACATACCGGTAATTTCGTGATTATCCCAAGTTTGGAACAATTGACTACGGATACGGCGGCGTTAGAAGCAGCAGCAGTTACTTATACTACTTCCGGAAGTACAAACGTAACGAATCTTGCAGCTTTGCAAACTGCTTGGGACCAAGCGAGAGTCTCCTTAAAAAAAGTAGAACCCTATTACTTTGGACCTGCTACGAATCCGACTGAGTATTATACTAAGATGGACGGGTTTATCAAATCCGGAGCAAGGCCGAGTGCTAACTTAGTAAAGCAGATCATAGATGGCACCGTTACTGTTTGCACAGCTACGATTACGACTCTTAATAAAACAAACCTAACCGTTTGCCCTCCTAAATATAAAGGAATTGAATCTTTGGAGATCCTACTTTTCGACTCCGATTACAGCAGGACCACAATCGATTCAAACGCCAACATCAACACTGCAAACACCGGTAGCTCCAGAAGAACAGATTATATTTTAGCTCTTGCGCAGGTAATCAATCAAGATGCATTAGATTTATATAATAAATGGCTCCCTAGCGGCGGAAACTTCTTAAGAGAATACACCACTGGAACCGGTATCCAATTCCGTTCTCAGGGAGAAGCTTTCGATACTTATATCCAATCTCTTGGAAATTTAGTGAATCAAATCCAGGATAGTAAATTAGGGGCCCCTGCTTGCTTGAGTGTTTCTTGCACCGGAGTGGGAAAATTACAAGAACCTAGCCCTGTATTTTTAGAAGCAATCTACTCAAGAGTCGCATACAAAGATCTAAGAGACAACCTATTAGGGATCGAATTCGCTTATTTAGGAGATCCTGCGGACCCAAAGATCAGTTCCATGTCAAAATTAGTTAGAGCACAAAACTCTTCTTTGGATGATGATATCCAAGCTGAGATCACAAACTTTAAAAATATGATTGATGCAAAGATCAGCGGTACTGCAGATCTGTACGCGGAGATAGATGCGGATGGCACCACTATGAATGGGACAAGCGTCATTACGAACGTAAAACCAATCTGGGATCAGGCAAAAATTTTAAAGAACCTAATGACTATCGATGCGTTTTCAGTTTTAGGAGTTCCTAATCTTCCTTCTTCCAACGACGGAGACTGA
- a CDS encoding MarR family winged helix-turn-helix transcriptional regulator — protein MTDSKNLSTVSILFHQTIADRLGLHITDHKCVDLLLTQGPQTAGEIAKTMGLSTGTVTSLIDRLEKKGLVERKNDPNDRRKVRIFLTQDMAAMQKIGSLFEGLAKSVWEQLSAYTAEELKIILDFTRKSIRIMEEEREKLLQNRPDV, from the coding sequence ATGACCGATTCCAAAAACCTGAGCACCGTATCTATTTTGTTCCACCAAACCATTGCGGATCGGCTTGGGCTGCATATTACCGATCACAAATGTGTGGACTTGTTATTAACGCAAGGCCCTCAAACTGCCGGCGAAATCGCTAAAACAATGGGGCTTAGCACCGGTACGGTAACTTCTCTGATTGATCGTTTGGAGAAGAAGGGGCTGGTAGAACGTAAGAATGATCCAAATGATAGAAGAAAGGTGAGAATTTTTCTGACCCAAGATATGGCTGCTATGCAGAAAATAGGAAGCCTATTCGAAGGTTTAGCAAAATCAGTTTGGGAACAACTCTCTGCTTATACTGCAGAAGAACTAAAGATCATTTTGGATTTTACCCGCAAATCGATCCGGATCATGGAAGAAGAAAGAGAAAAACTTTTGCAGAACCGACCGGATGTATAG
- a CDS encoding MIP/aquaporin family protein, with protein MTSPFFGEFLGTFVLILLGDGVVAGVLLEKSKAKDSGWIVITAAWAFAVILGVFTAKAFGSADAHLNPAVTLAFAVQSGEYSKIPIYLPAQFLGAFLGAVAVYLHYLPHWKETKDSGKILAVFSTDPAISNPPSNFFSEFLGTFILILGIHSIFSAQIADVTTPMGVFFVGILVWVIGLSMGGTTGYAINPARDLGPRLAHYILPIKNKGNSGWKYAWLPILAPLTGGTAAGIFLKTLL; from the coding sequence ATGACGTCCCCTTTTTTTGGAGAATTTTTAGGCACATTTGTGCTCATACTTTTAGGAGACGGAGTAGTAGCCGGAGTTTTATTAGAAAAATCTAAAGCAAAAGATTCCGGTTGGATTGTGATCACTGCAGCCTGGGCTTTCGCGGTCATTTTGGGAGTTTTTACAGCCAAAGCATTTGGAAGTGCAGATGCTCATTTAAATCCTGCAGTTACCTTAGCATTTGCAGTCCAATCCGGAGAATATTCTAAAATTCCAATATACCTTCCTGCACAATTTTTGGGGGCATTCTTAGGAGCTGTGGCGGTTTATCTGCATTATCTTCCTCATTGGAAAGAGACTAAGGACTCAGGAAAAATTTTAGCCGTATTCTCTACAGATCCGGCAATCTCAAATCCGCCTTCCAACTTTTTTAGTGAATTTTTAGGAACTTTCATTTTGATCTTAGGGATACATTCTATCTTCTCCGCTCAAATCGCAGATGTGACAACGCCTATGGGAGTTTTTTTCGTAGGAATTTTAGTTTGGGTGATCGGACTTTCCATGGGAGGAACCACGGGATATGCGATCAATCCTGCAAGAGATCTTGGGCCTAGATTAGCACATTATATTCTTCCTATTAAAAACAAAGGAAACTCAGGATGGAAATATGCGTGGCTTCCGATTCTTGCACCTTTAACCGGTGGAACTGCAGCAGGAATATTCTTAAAGACACTACTATAA